The following coding sequences lie in one Flavobacterium sp. 20NA77.7 genomic window:
- a CDS encoding GNAT family N-acetyltransferase, producing MAQFKIKRFNELSTAELYELLRLRSEVFVVEQNCVYQDIDNKDQKAIHVLGYLNQELIACSRIFATGDYFKEASIGRVIVSPQHRANKYGHDLMRVSIEAVEQHFQTSKITISAQEYLKKFYESHGFKQTSESYLEDGIPHIEMKR from the coding sequence ATGGCACAATTTAAAATAAAGCGATTTAACGAACTTTCTACTGCGGAACTGTATGAATTGTTAAGGTTGCGCTCAGAAGTGTTTGTAGTGGAGCAAAACTGCGTTTATCAAGACATTGACAATAAAGACCAAAAAGCCATTCATGTATTGGGCTATTTAAATCAAGAATTAATTGCCTGTTCTAGAATTTTTGCTACCGGGGATTATTTTAAAGAAGCTTCCATTGGTAGAGTAATTGTAAGCCCACAACACAGAGCAAACAAGTATGGTCATGATTTAATGCGCGTTTCTATTGAGGCTGTAGAGCAACACTTCCAAACCTCAAAAATTACTATTTCGGCACAAGAATATTTAAAGAAATTTTATGAAAGTCACGGCTTTAAACAAACCAGCGAAAGTTATTTAGAAGACGGAATTCCACATATTGAGATGAAGCGTTAG
- a CDS encoding DoxX family protein: MTAFTLLLLSFLAITFLQSGYDKIVDWNGNVNWLKEHFSNTFLKNKVPAALLTVLALEIAAGVLGVMGIVENLINQSTVLANYCCVVSSVTLLLLLFGQRLAKDYDGARTIVIYLIPALLGVYYL; the protein is encoded by the coding sequence ATGACTGCTTTTACTTTATTACTGCTTAGTTTTTTAGCCATCACTTTTTTACAATCGGGATATGATAAAATTGTTGATTGGAACGGAAACGTAAATTGGCTTAAAGAACATTTTTCAAACACGTTTTTAAAGAACAAGGTGCCCGCCGCTTTATTGACTGTTTTGGCTTTAGAAATTGCCGCAGGCGTTCTAGGTGTTATGGGTATTGTGGAAAATTTAATAAACCAATCCACTGTGTTAGCAAACTATTGTTGTGTAGTTTCTTCGGTTACCCTGCTTTTATTGTTGTTTGGGCAGCGACTAGCCAAAGATTATGATGGCGCTAGAACTATTGTAATTTATTTAATTCCAGCTCTTTTAGGCGTATATTACCTCTAA
- a CDS encoding DNA polymerase III subunit, with protein MLFSEILGQNHIKNHLIRSANQGRIPHAQLFVGPEGCGTLPMAIAYAQYILCGNGDGENNSGNANCNLKFNNLSHPDLHFIYPVTNTDDVKGENVISANFLSEWRSFITENPYAGLFDWYKHLEIPKKQGIISVRDAAEINKTLSLKAYEGGYKIMIVWMADRMNVAAANKLLKLLEEPPEKTVFILIVENTAAVLQTILSRCQVVDFLALPEQIIAEELITSKKIDANLAKKIAHQAEGNYNKALHLLNKDNDDAIFEEWFVIWVRAAFKARGNASAISDLIHWGATIAKEGREVQKNFLHFCMQYFRQALLLNYTANELVYLEPTFENFKLEKFAPFIHGANISGIYKEIEEAIYHIERNGNSNIILTDLSIKLTRLLHVKETI; from the coding sequence ATGTTATTTTCAGAAATTTTAGGTCAAAACCACATAAAAAACCACCTGATTAGAAGTGCTAATCAAGGCAGAATTCCTCACGCACAACTGTTTGTGGGTCCGGAAGGATGTGGCACATTGCCCATGGCTATTGCTTATGCACAATACATTCTTTGTGGAAATGGAGACGGAGAAAACAATTCTGGAAACGCGAATTGCAACCTAAAATTTAATAATTTGTCGCATCCCGATTTGCATTTTATTTATCCGGTTACTAACACCGATGATGTAAAAGGCGAAAATGTGATTAGTGCTAATTTTTTAAGTGAATGGCGAAGTTTTATTACAGAAAACCCATATGCAGGCCTTTTTGATTGGTATAAGCATTTGGAAATTCCAAAAAAGCAAGGTATAATCTCGGTAAGAGATGCTGCTGAAATCAACAAAACACTTTCCTTGAAAGCCTATGAAGGCGGCTATAAAATTATGATCGTTTGGATGGCTGATAGAATGAATGTTGCAGCGGCAAACAAATTATTAAAATTACTAGAAGAGCCGCCAGAAAAAACTGTTTTTATATTAATTGTTGAAAATACCGCAGCTGTTTTACAAACTATTTTGTCTAGATGTCAAGTGGTCGATTTTTTAGCATTGCCAGAACAAATTATTGCCGAAGAATTAATAACTAGTAAAAAAATCGATGCAAACTTAGCTAAAAAAATAGCGCATCAAGCCGAAGGTAATTACAATAAAGCATTACACCTGCTAAACAAGGATAATGACGATGCTATATTTGAAGAATGGTTTGTTATTTGGGTGAGAGCAGCATTCAAAGCAAGAGGAAACGCTAGTGCAATTTCTGATTTAATACACTGGGGTGCAACAATAGCCAAAGAAGGCCGAGAAGTACAAAAAAACTTTCTTCATTTTTGTATGCAATATTTTAGACAGGCTTTGTTATTAAATTATACAGCAAATGAATTGGTTTATTTAGAACCGACGTTTGAAAATTTTAAATTAGAAAAATTCGCGCCGTTTATTCATGGAGCAAACATTTCTGGAATTTATAAAGAAATTGAAGAGGCTATATACCACATAGAACGAAACGGAAACAGCAACATTATTTTAACCGATTTGTCTATTAAATTAACCCGTTTATTACACGTTAAAGAAACTATTTAA
- a CDS encoding lytic transglycosylase domain-containing protein, with product MKKIALLASLFFSFSFAFAQESAERELPIFVPKLTYLDSLKSTFINHSTSVCIDERWMKELANTDISKEMFADITTLNLDEKVDFNLDTEVLKKRLKKLDVQSPFVIEYNQTLENTIKIFLKNRSKSIERQMAIAEYYFPMFEEHLAKYNVPLEIKYLAIVESALNPKAKSRVGAGGLWQFMPATGKQYKLNVTSYVDDRHDPIKATEAACQYLSNMYAIFGDWSLVLASYNCGPNNVSKAIRRAGGSNDYWEIRKFLPKETANYVPAFLATMYIYEFKKELGLMPKKAPVAYFQTDTVAVKRGMTFKQIADLLDVSVDEIEFFNPTFKNNFIPSYENELYFLRLPKDKIGLFVSNEDKIYAYLEYLEAEKWRKVQLAKIQKQDSIAKQDSIAALEEKEFDKIVKQTTKEVVKKEYYKVKKGETLSKIATINNVSIEQLKKWNTINGTTINEGQLLALQKTKKITVNEVVKVPKTKTEQLPNSTGENIVKLDKKPANKDVFTKEEEFYTVQKGDSIFSISKKYPNVTVDDLKKNNNLCDDNIQPGMKLKING from the coding sequence ATGAAAAAAATAGCCCTATTAGCAAGTTTGTTTTTCTCGTTTTCTTTTGCTTTTGCACAAGAAAGCGCAGAAAGAGAATTGCCTATTTTTGTTCCAAAATTAACCTACTTAGATTCATTAAAAAGCACGTTTATTAATCATTCCACAAGTGTTTGTATTGACGAAAGATGGATGAAAGAACTTGCAAACACAGACATTTCTAAGGAGATGTTTGCAGACATTACTACACTTAATTTAGACGAAAAAGTAGATTTTAATTTAGATACAGAAGTATTAAAAAAACGATTAAAAAAACTTGATGTTCAATCGCCTTTTGTTATAGAATACAATCAAACGTTAGAGAATACAATTAAAATTTTTCTAAAAAACAGAAGCAAAAGTATTGAGCGACAAATGGCGATTGCGGAGTATTATTTTCCGATGTTTGAAGAGCATTTAGCAAAATATAACGTTCCTTTAGAAATTAAATATTTAGCCATTGTTGAATCGGCATTAAATCCAAAAGCAAAATCACGTGTAGGTGCAGGAGGGTTATGGCAATTCATGCCAGCGACAGGCAAACAATATAAATTAAATGTTACGTCGTATGTTGACGACAGACACGATCCAATAAAAGCCACAGAAGCGGCTTGTCAATATTTGTCAAATATGTATGCCATTTTTGGCGATTGGAGTTTAGTGTTAGCATCATATAATTGCGGCCCAAACAACGTGTCAAAAGCAATTAGACGCGCCGGAGGAAGTAATGATTATTGGGAAATTAGAAAGTTTTTACCCAAAGAAACAGCAAACTATGTTCCTGCTTTTTTAGCCACAATGTATATTTATGAGTTTAAAAAGGAGTTGGGTTTAATGCCTAAAAAAGCACCTGTAGCTTATTTCCAAACCGATACAGTGGCCGTAAAAAGAGGAATGACTTTTAAGCAGATAGCCGATTTATTAGACGTATCGGTAGATGAAATAGAGTTTTTTAATCCTACGTTTAAAAATAATTTTATTCCATCCTATGAAAATGAATTGTATTTTTTAAGATTACCAAAAGATAAAATTGGCTTATTTGTTTCCAATGAAGATAAAATTTATGCTTACTTAGAGTATCTAGAAGCCGAAAAATGGCGAAAAGTACAACTTGCCAAAATACAAAAACAAGACAGTATAGCTAAACAAGACAGTATTGCAGCATTGGAAGAAAAAGAATTTGATAAAATTGTAAAGCAAACAACCAAGGAAGTAGTCAAAAAAGAGTATTACAAAGTTAAAAAAGGGGAAACGTTAAGCAAAATAGCAACTATAAATAACGTTAGTATCGAACAATTAAAAAAATGGAATACGATTAACGGAACGACAATTAATGAGGGGCAGTTATTAGCGTTACAAAAAACGAAGAAAATAACCGTTAACGAAGTCGTTAAGGTGCCTAAAACAAAAACAGAACAATTGCCCAATTCGACTGGTGAAAACATAGTAAAATTAGATAAAAAACCCGCAAATAAAGATGTTTTTACGAAAGAAGAAGAATTTTATACGGTTCAAAAAGGAGATTCTATTTTTTCGATTTCAAAAAAATATCCTAATGTCACAGTTGATGATTTAAAAAAGAACAACAACCTTTGTGATGATAACATTCAACCTGGGATGAAATTAAAAATAAACGGATAG
- a CDS encoding phosphoglycerate kinase, with amino-acid sequence MKTLADYNFKNKKVLIRVDFNVPLDENFNVTDSNRIEAAKPTIDKIVNDGGAVILMSHLGRPKGKEEKYSLKHIVSKVEEILGKPVKFASDCIGAVAQNAADGLQMGEVLLLENLRFYTEEEAGDVAFSKALAALGDFYVNDAFGTAHRAHASTTIIANEFPDSKCFGALLAKEIESIDKVLKNSEKPVTAILGGSKVSTKITIIENILDKVDHMIIGGGMTFTFVKAMGGKIGDSICEDDKLELALEILKKAKEKGVQIHLPVDVVAANAFSNDAETQIIDVTAIPDGWQGLDAGPKTLELFKKVLLDSKTILWNGPIGVFEMEKFAHGTISLGEYIAESTKNGAFSLVGGGDSVAAVKQFGLESKMSYVSTGGGAMLEMLEGRTLPGIAAILA; translated from the coding sequence ATGAAAACCCTAGCAGATTATAATTTCAAAAATAAAAAAGTTTTAATTCGTGTTGATTTTAATGTCCCACTGGATGAAAATTTTAATGTTACAGATTCAAATAGAATTGAAGCGGCAAAACCTACCATAGATAAAATAGTAAATGATGGTGGCGCGGTAATCTTGATGTCTCATTTAGGAAGGCCAAAAGGTAAAGAAGAAAAATACTCCTTAAAACACATTGTATCTAAGGTCGAAGAAATTTTAGGAAAACCTGTAAAATTTGCTTCAGATTGCATTGGTGCCGTTGCTCAAAATGCAGCTGATGGTTTACAAATGGGAGAAGTTTTACTATTAGAAAATTTACGATTTTATACCGAGGAAGAAGCGGGAGACGTAGCCTTTTCTAAAGCGCTAGCTGCTTTAGGCGATTTTTATGTGAATGATGCATTTGGTACAGCACACAGAGCACATGCTTCCACAACAATTATTGCAAATGAATTTCCAGACAGCAAATGTTTTGGAGCTTTATTAGCAAAAGAAATAGAAAGTATAGACAAGGTTTTGAAAAATTCTGAAAAACCAGTTACAGCTATTTTAGGAGGAAGTAAAGTTTCGACTAAAATTACCATTATTGAAAATATTTTAGACAAAGTAGACCACATGATTATTGGTGGAGGCATGACGTTTACTTTCGTAAAGGCAATGGGTGGAAAAATTGGCGATTCTATTTGTGAAGATGATAAATTAGAATTAGCATTAGAGATTTTGAAAAAAGCTAAAGAAAAAGGTGTTCAAATTCATTTGCCTGTCGATGTAGTGGCTGCAAATGCTTTTTCAAATGATGCAGAAACACAAATAATAGACGTTACGGCTATTCCAGATGGATGGCAAGGGCTTGACGCAGGGCCAAAAACACTTGAACTATTTAAAAAAGTGCTTTTAGATTCTAAAACGATTTTATGGAATGGTCCAATAGGTGTTTTCGAAATGGAAAAATTTGCTCACGGCACCATTTCTTTAGGAGAATACATTGCCGAATCTACAAAAAATGGTGCGTTTTCTTTAGTTGGAGGAGGAGATAGTGTAGCGGCGGTAAAACAGTTTGGCTTGGAATCAAAAATGAGTTACGTTTCCACTGGAGGTGGAGCCATGTTAGAAATGCTTGAAGGCAGAACATTACCAGGAATCGCAGCTATTTTAGCATAA
- a CDS encoding OmpH family outer membrane protein, whose amino-acid sequence MKKILSLCAFALVLISCQETTTSKADFKTGYIDTSILLEKYNKFTDANEKFKVKSEEMGRPIQAKAQQLEAEMANFQRAAQVNGEAWAQQKYGELQQRQQALLAEREQILGKIDGEAGKLKDSLVKEVKKYIENYGKKEGYDYIFTTSEMSVNVIYAKESYNLTEKILKKLNEEYKATAEKK is encoded by the coding sequence ATGAAAAAAATTTTATCACTTTGTGCATTCGCTTTAGTTTTAATTTCTTGTCAAGAAACAACAACATCAAAAGCAGATTTTAAAACAGGTTATATTGATACATCTATCTTATTAGAAAAATATAATAAGTTCACAGATGCTAATGAAAAATTTAAAGTTAAATCTGAAGAAATGGGTCGCCCCATTCAGGCAAAGGCTCAACAATTAGAAGCAGAAATGGCTAATTTCCAAAGAGCAGCTCAAGTAAATGGTGAAGCGTGGGCGCAGCAAAAATATGGCGAATTACAACAAAGGCAACAAGCGTTACTAGCTGAAAGAGAACAAATTTTAGGCAAAATTGACGGAGAAGCAGGAAAATTAAAAGATTCTTTAGTTAAAGAAGTTAAAAAATATATTGAGAATTACGGTAAAAAAGAAGGGTATGATTACATTTTTACAACTTCAGAGATGTCCGTTAATGTTATTTACGCAAAAGAAAGCTATAATTTAACAGAAAAGATTCTTAAAAAATTAAACGAAGAATATAAAGCAACTGCTGAAAAAAAATAA
- a CDS encoding SPOR domain-containing protein has protein sequence MKTNLKFKSVALFFSILFSVVFCFAQSTSPFKVRYKGYIKGDITLIANNIVNRVDAFHSSNDSYDERSNYAKLNDEFTMDFIDVDNDITTFSSSSANLTLDNSSNKKIIYAGLYWSATYPYTSGKQIAVNKYKSTDEARENFNQVKLKLPYTTNYQTITGEVIFDGLESDVNETAPYAVYADITSLVQSLPNPCGVYTVADVKATVGKISGGIAAGWSIFFIYEDPEMSGKYINSYDGFAGVTKKPIDINFSGFQTFPEGNVQAKIACMALEGDYSMEGDQLFIKSDLATKFKPLSNKLRKENNFFNSAISLEENYFINRTPKNTNTLGYDAFIMKISNPDNAVIQNNTQGITLRLETFGERYFVFFNAFAVEVTAPDTNENELLVASNDLKQEPILEKNNLTQVETITQPQAEKPKTIVQSKNSESNIIAAAPIVIEKPKVLENKHNTVSKTDNNIAQPLKVNRPIPVESPSVSVPNVASGYYTIVNVFAVHKNAIRFVEKLKKQGLQAAYFINPKNMYRYVYLTKHASFEDATIAYHSNFEQKYKDAAWIMTINKEGNAVSLSIQPLKTNRKQYFIKEEKVV, from the coding sequence ATGAAGACCAACCTAAAATTTAAAAGTGTAGCGCTATTTTTTTCAATTCTTTTTTCGGTTGTGTTTTGTTTTGCACAATCAACCTCACCTTTTAAAGTTAGATATAAAGGCTATATAAAAGGAGACATAACACTCATTGCTAATAATATTGTAAATCGTGTAGATGCCTTTCACTCCAGTAATGATTCCTACGATGAAAGATCTAATTATGCAAAATTAAATGACGAATTTACAATGGACTTTATCGATGTGGATAACGACATTACGACTTTTTCTTCAAGTAGCGCTAATTTAACATTAGATAATTCTTCTAATAAAAAAATAATATACGCAGGTCTTTATTGGTCTGCTACTTACCCTTACACAAGCGGAAAACAAATTGCTGTAAACAAATATAAGAGCACCGACGAGGCTAGAGAAAATTTTAATCAAGTAAAGCTAAAACTACCTTATACAACTAATTATCAAACCATTACCGGAGAAGTAATTTTTGATGGATTAGAATCAGATGTAAATGAAACGGCCCCATATGCTGTCTATGCCGATATAACCTCTTTAGTGCAGTCATTACCTAATCCATGTGGGGTTTATACGGTGGCAGATGTAAAAGCGACAGTTGGAAAAATTAGTGGTGGAATTGCCGCAGGTTGGAGCATCTTTTTTATCTATGAAGATCCAGAAATGTCCGGTAAATATATCAATTCATATGATGGGTTTGCAGGTGTAACTAAAAAACCAATAGATATTAATTTTAGTGGTTTTCAAACATTTCCAGAAGGTAATGTACAAGCAAAAATAGCATGTATGGCATTAGAAGGTGATTACAGTATGGAAGGTGATCAACTGTTTATTAAATCTGATTTGGCTACTAAATTTAAACCTCTTTCAAATAAATTAAGAAAAGAAAATAACTTTTTTAACAGCGCTATATCTCTGGAGGAAAATTATTTTATAAACCGAACACCAAAAAATACAAATACGCTGGGTTATGATGCTTTCATTATGAAAATTTCGAATCCAGATAACGCTGTTATTCAAAACAATACCCAAGGCATAACATTGCGATTAGAAACTTTTGGAGAGCGTTATTTTGTGTTTTTCAACGCTTTTGCAGTTGAAGTTACAGCCCCTGATACCAATGAGAACGAACTTTTAGTGGCTAGTAATGATTTAAAACAAGAGCCAATCTTGGAAAAAAACAATTTAACACAAGTAGAAACGATTACTCAACCACAAGCAGAAAAACCAAAAACAATAGTACAGAGCAAAAATAGCGAATCAAATATCATTGCAGCGGCCCCTATTGTTATAGAAAAACCAAAGGTTTTAGAAAATAAACACAATACTGTTTCAAAAACAGACAACAATATAGCACAGCCCCTAAAAGTAAACAGACCGATTCCTGTTGAAAGCCCAAGTGTTTCGGTTCCAAATGTGGCTTCAGGATATTATACAATTGTAAATGTTTTTGCGGTACACAAAAATGCCATACGATTTGTGGAAAAATTGAAAAAACAAGGGCTACAAGCGGCTTATTTCATTAATCCAAAAAACATGTATAGGTATGTATATCTGACCAAGCACGCAAGTTTTGAAGATGCAACAATAGCCTATCATTCAAATTTTGAACAAAAATATAAAGATGCCGCTTGGATTATGACTATAAATAAAGAGGGAAATGCTGTTTCTTTAAGTATTCAACCACTAAAAACAAACCGAAAACAATATTTTATAAAAGAAGAAAAGGTAGTTTAA
- a CDS encoding helix-turn-helix domain-containing protein — protein sequence MKQLSAEANYVLKFINQTHKSVFLTGKAGTGKTTLLKEIIATSHKNTVVVAPTGIAALNAGGVTIHSLFQLPFAAFLPDYIEINSTQYKFESKSTITKHFKMNLSKKQVLVNLELLVIDEVSMLRPDVLDAIDFILQKARKNNLAFGGVQVLFIGDLLQLPPVIKQEEWVELNKYYQGMFFFHSQVIRQNPPLYIELDKIYRQDDELFIQLLNNLRHNTITPENISILNQYVQPDFNVKENKGCIVVTTHNAKADEINKEALDALQTKTISFSAEIVEDFPEKMYPIEPKLNLKIGAQVMFIKNDSSFEKNYFNGKMGVVVALGQKEISVRFEEENKTIEVEQYTWDNIKYSVNPNTKEIEETVVGTFTHYPLKLAWAITVHKSQGLTFDRAALDVSRVFAPGQAYVALSRLRSLNGLILLSPIQLNGISSDTDVLQYATNKADDKKLAQSLETESNYFLKAELSKNFDLKQLAQEWRNHLFSYNEETLTSSKLKYKSWAQKNETIIAELAQNANKFINQIQKICQQKNIDISFLTERCEAAYAYFFKTLDNQYTEILLKIAEVSNLKKSKTFHDELIELEEIQLKTLLQLKKAILLVRNTNKGLEFNKKTMFSDEIKYYKINKIASLSEQFRQIDGFIEKDHTETFHKKTKAKKLKSTEPKKATVEITLDLWKQNLAIEEIASKRKLTVATVYSHFTKLIQLEALTVFDVLPVEKINALQAVFKTHKNEGIGVIKEKYGDQFSWEELRLFKASLNN from the coding sequence ATGAAACAATTATCTGCCGAAGCAAACTACGTACTAAAGTTTATTAATCAAACCCATAAATCTGTATTTTTAACAGGTAAAGCTGGAACAGGAAAGACAACTCTTCTCAAGGAAATAATTGCCACCTCCCATAAAAACACCGTCGTCGTTGCACCCACTGGAATTGCCGCATTAAATGCAGGAGGCGTTACTATTCATTCATTATTTCAACTGCCTTTTGCTGCTTTTTTACCAGATTATATAGAAATAAATTCTACACAATACAAGTTTGAATCAAAGAGCACGATTACCAAACATTTCAAGATGAATTTGTCTAAAAAACAAGTACTTGTTAATTTAGAATTATTGGTTATTGATGAAGTTTCTATGTTGCGCCCCGATGTGCTTGATGCAATTGATTTTATATTACAAAAAGCGCGAAAAAACAACCTTGCTTTTGGAGGCGTTCAAGTCTTATTTATTGGCGATTTGTTGCAGCTACCACCAGTAATAAAACAAGAGGAATGGGTAGAATTAAATAAATACTATCAAGGAATGTTCTTTTTTCATTCTCAAGTTATTCGTCAAAACCCGCCACTTTATATTGAATTAGATAAAATTTACCGTCAAGATGATGAACTATTTATTCAATTATTAAACAATCTTAGACATAACACGATTACGCCTGAAAATATCTCAATTCTCAATCAGTATGTCCAACCAGATTTTAATGTAAAAGAAAATAAGGGATGTATTGTAGTAACAACACACAACGCAAAAGCAGACGAAATTAATAAAGAGGCTTTAGATGCTTTACAAACAAAAACAATTTCTTTTTCCGCCGAAATAGTAGAAGACTTTCCAGAAAAAATGTATCCTATAGAGCCAAAATTGAATTTAAAAATTGGAGCCCAAGTGATGTTTATTAAAAACGATTCATCTTTTGAAAAAAACTATTTTAATGGAAAAATGGGAGTAGTTGTTGCATTAGGACAAAAAGAAATATCCGTTCGCTTTGAAGAAGAAAATAAAACCATTGAAGTGGAACAATATACATGGGATAATATTAAATATTCAGTAAATCCAAACACAAAAGAAATTGAAGAAACTGTTGTAGGTACATTTACTCATTATCCCTTAAAATTAGCATGGGCAATAACTGTTCATAAAAGCCAAGGCTTAACGTTTGACAGAGCTGCGTTGGATGTTTCACGTGTATTTGCGCCAGGACAAGCTTACGTTGCCCTGTCTCGTTTACGTTCTTTAAACGGCTTAATTCTGCTCTCCCCTATACAGTTAAACGGCATTTCATCTGACACAGATGTACTACAATATGCTACTAATAAAGCAGATGATAAGAAGTTAGCACAAAGTTTAGAAACAGAAAGCAACTATTTTTTAAAGGCAGAATTGTCTAAAAATTTTGATCTAAAACAACTGGCACAAGAATGGAGAAATCATTTATTTTCTTATAACGAAGAAACCCTTACATCAAGCAAATTAAAATACAAATCGTGGGCGCAAAAAAACGAAACAATTATAGCTGAGTTAGCACAAAACGCTAATAAATTTATCAATCAAATTCAAAAAATTTGCCAACAAAAAAACATTGATATTTCTTTTTTAACCGAAAGATGTGAGGCAGCTTATGCGTATTTTTTCAAAACATTAGATAATCAATATACCGAAATTCTTTTAAAAATAGCGGAAGTAAGTAATTTAAAAAAAAGCAAAACGTTTCACGATGAACTAATTGAACTCGAAGAGATTCAGTTGAAAACACTTTTACAATTAAAAAAAGCAATTTTATTAGTTAGAAACACAAATAAGGGCTTGGAATTTAATAAAAAGACGATGTTTTCAGATGAAATAAAATATTATAAAATAAATAAAATCGCTTCTCTTTCTGAACAATTTAGGCAAATAGACGGTTTTATTGAAAAGGATCATACAGAAACATTTCACAAAAAAACGAAAGCAAAAAAACTGAAATCAACAGAGCCAAAAAAGGCCACTGTAGAAATCACTCTTGATTTATGGAAACAAAATTTAGCAATAGAAGAAATTGCATCTAAACGAAAACTAACCGTAGCAACGGTTTATTCACATTTCACAAAACTTATTCAACTAGAAGCATTAACGGTTTTTGATGTGTTGCCTGTTGAAAAAATAAATGCCTTACAAGCGGTTTTTAAAACACATAAAAACGAAGGAATTGGGGTTATAAAAGAAAAATATGGCGACCAGTTCTCCTGGGAAGAACTTCGCTTGTTTAAAGCAAGTTTGAACAACTAA
- a CDS encoding class I SAM-dependent methyltransferase, with the protein MNFKEENKFLIVKDYSVSKETFALLYNKEYDLLKTHPFPDLSVLPKYYESEDYISHTDGKRTFFEKIYHFVKKRAIKNKVKLINSYHKNKGALLDVGCGTGDFLVEAQNQGWKATGYEPNESAKKLTNSKNVSTIDNLVSLSANSFDVITLWHVLEHVPNLEEYIKNLKKLLKPSGTLIVAVPNYKSYDAIYYKRHWAAYDVPRHLWHFSKKSIKRLFSDVDMNLTCVLPMWFDSFYVSMLSEKHKTGKINFIKAIFIGLRSNCVGLFKKEFSSHIYVLKNNK; encoded by the coding sequence ATGAATTTTAAAGAAGAAAATAAGTTTTTAATAGTTAAAGATTATTCAGTTTCAAAGGAAACGTTTGCGTTATTATATAATAAAGAATATGATTTATTAAAAACACACCCCTTCCCCGATTTATCCGTACTACCTAAATATTATGAAAGCGAAGATTATATTTCGCATACAGATGGAAAAAGAACGTTTTTTGAAAAAATATATCATTTTGTCAAAAAAAGAGCTATTAAAAACAAAGTAAAATTAATCAATTCTTACCATAAAAATAAGGGTGCATTATTAGATGTGGGATGTGGAACAGGAGATTTTTTAGTTGAAGCACAAAATCAAGGATGGAAAGCAACGGGCTATGAACCCAACGAATCGGCTAAAAAACTTACTAATTCTAAAAACGTTTCAACTATAGATAATTTAGTTTCGCTTAGCGCAAATTCTTTTGATGTAATAACATTATGGCACGTTTTAGAACACGTTCCTAATTTGGAAGAATACATAAAAAATTTGAAAAAATTATTAAAACCTAGCGGCACGTTAATTGTTGCGGTTCCAAATTATAAATCATATGACGCAATTTATTATAAGAGACATTGGGCCGCTTATGATGTACCAAGACATTTGTGGCATTTTTCAAAAAAGAGCATAAAAAGATTGTTCTCTGATGTTGACATGAATTTGACTTGTGTATTACCTATGTGGTTTGATAGTTTTTATGTAAGCATGTTATCCGAAAAACATAAAACAGGAAAAATTAATTTTATAAAGGCAATTTTTATTGGTTTGCGCTCAAACTGTGTCGGATTGTTTAAAAAAGAGTTTTCTTCCCATATTTATGTGTTAAAAAACAACAAATAG